One Salvia splendens isolate huo1 chromosome 1, SspV2, whole genome shotgun sequence genomic window, TAGGTATGATTTTATGTCTCGTTTCCCCAGTGCGTAAATATCGGTTGTTAGCTTTTAATTATAGCatacgtttcttgttttccccaaaGGGTTTAATAATGGTAGGGGGTAGGGTATAGTATGTTCAAATAAAAAACGACGTGTTTAATAGCGTGTGTTATACGTATGCATAACTCACGTGTTTGTCCAACTGAATAATTTGACATACTGAATACGTGCAAAATCGTGCATTACTTGTCAGCATATTATATTGCGAAGGTGTTATTTTATGCTGACCCTTTTTTTTCCAATTGTGTACAGTGGTTGTTGTACCTGAATGTCCTCCTGAGGTGAAGCCTGTAGTAGGTCAGAAATTCCAATCATTGGATTTTGCTTTCGCTTTCTACGACGTGTATGCCCGCGCAGTTGGCTTTGATACGCGGAAACAAGCTATGAGGAAGGTTGAAGATGTCACCATCTGGTATCAagttgtatgcaatagggaaggaaggaagaagggcGAAGCGGATGACCAGTTGAATGCCCATTCTGGTTTCACAATCAAGCGTAGGAAGTTATCTAAGCGGTGTGGTTGTACAGCTAGTATATCCTTCAGGTTTTTCTCGGAAGATTGCTCGTCAGGATACATAATTCAGGAGTTCAATGAGATTCATAACCATCCTATGGTTGAGACGGAACATCAGAGATTCATGTCAAGTAATCCCAAGTTGGATGATGTACATCACAAATTTATTCTAGACTGTTCAAGGGCGAATATAGGACCCACGCTTACATTTAAGGTATTGAAGGAGATTCTCGGTGGGTTTGACCTGGCTGGTTGCACTGTTGGGGACATCAGGAATGCCTCACGGGACATCAAAGCATATGCACAAGGATTTGATGTACAAATGGTGTTGGATGACATGGctaggaagaagaagatgtccGAGGCTTTCACCTATCACTACGAAGTTAACGAATCTGACCAGTTGGTTGCTCTGTTTTGGTGCGATGGTGTGATGAAGAGAAATTACCACATGTTTGGTGACATTGTGTCCTTCGACTCCACGTACAACACAAATAGGTACCAACTACATACTGTGTTGTTTACGTTATATTCTATTAATCTTTTTTATACTGTGCATTATTCCTGAATGTTACTGCATTACGCACTAACGTAAGTTGCATTATGATGCGATTACGCCTATGCCGACCGGTTTTTGTCATGTTCGCAGGTACTGTATGATCTTCACGCCTTTCACTGGAAAGGATAATCATGGAAGTCCTGTGACATTTGCGGCCGGGTTGGTGTGTAGCGAGAAAACAGGGGCATTTGCTTGGCTGTTCAGACATTTTATACATTGTATGGGTGTAGCACCCAGATTGATTGTGACAGATCAAGATTTGGGTATGCGATCAGCTATTGAAGAGGTCCTAGTCGGCACACGTCACCGTTGGTGTATGTGGCATATAATGCATAAATTGGCAGTCAAGGTACCAAACAGATTATTGCGGGATGACGATTTCAAAAAGGAGTTTAACGCTTGTGTGTGGTCGGACCTGTTAGAGCCGGACGAATTCGAGGAGGAGTGGAATAGATTGGTCAAACATCATCAGCTTGAGGACATCGACTGGTTCAACACACTGTACGCATATAGGAAGTACTGGATACCGGCGTACTTTAGGGATTTTCCTATGGGTTCCATGATTCGGACTACGTCCATATCTGAATCAGAGAACAGTTTCTACAAAAATTTTCTGAAGCCCCGAGCAAACATAGCCGAATTCTACCTGAATTTCAACCACGCCATTGAATTCCAGCGGAACAGTAGAACAGCTTTGGACTACCACGATGCCACTTCCATACCCATACTCGCAACTACTCTGCCGTTCGAGAAACATGGTTCCACTTTGTTTACCGACAGTATGTTCAGGAAAATACAAGAAGAAATTGTGGAAGGTAATGACAGATGTCGTGTGCTGAGTTTTATGTCAGGAGAAACTGTTGACACATACAATCTTGGCGATAGCAAGCGCAATGCATATTCTGTTCGTCATGACAAGACGGATGATTCTTACTCGTGTGAATGCAAGCTTTTTGGTCGGCATGGTTATTTGTGtagtcatatttttttcttgtttcgGAACAATGAGGTGAAAAAAATCCCGGATAAATACTGTGAAAGCCGATGGATGAAGACTCCCTTAGCCAAGGTTGTACACGGGGAGTTTCAGGATCGCTTGCTGACCCACTCATCCTCTGACAATAGGCAAACTGTGTCAAAGCAAGCGATTTCGATGTTTTATGGTTTTCTTAGACAGTTTGAGACCGACGTCGATGCCTTACGTGCATTTGTTGCTGGCGTCGAAGACCTTGGCAAATCTATTCAAACTGGTACTCTGGTAACCTCAGTCGCTGAGAAGAGGCGTATGGTTGAAGAGTTTTACGGCATGGTAAGGCCTGAAACTGTTGCAGTGCATCCTCCCGATGTCGTGAAGACGAAAGGTCACGCCAGCAGCTCGGCTAGCCGTCTGATTTcaaagagagagaaggctataAAGGATGCGACTAGGCCTCCTAGACGGTGTAAGGGTTGCGATGAGGTGGGTCATCACGACTCCAGGAACTGTCATGTGCTTAAAGAGATGAGGACGGAGAAAGTTGCCCGCAAGGGGAAAAATCCAGCTTGAATCATATCTTATAAAAATATGCTGCATTGGTCGTTCTTTTGGtcaattctttatttttagtaGAATGGTTGTCATAGAATCCCTTGGTTTAATTGGTTTGTGGGAATAATTTCACGGTTTTTAGAGGATTAAACATCTGTTCCTAACACTATTAATGAGCATTACTTTAACACAAGCGTTAAATGTCTCATACATTTGGCGGTTTCCATTAACCATTACAAAATTTTACTGAACCTATATATACATTTGATCCGTTGTAAATGTACGTTTTAAATTAGTAGGTGTGCAATTTACGCATGCATTATTTAGAAGTGCCATTGCATTACACACCACGATTGTTGCATTACTtttataaaatacacaaacaactattgtaatgcataatcaaacacgaatacttacattatatacatatatgatGCACATACAATTGAGGCGTACTATATATACGTTATAAATTAGTAGGTGTGCAATAAACGAATGCATTATTTAGTGGAGGCGATAGCATTACGCACAACGATTGTTGCTTTATTTGTGTAATATAAACAAACAAAGTTTTGTAATGCATAATCTAATACGAATACTTACATTATAAGCACATAtgatacacataaaataaaggCGTCCGGCATACGGGGCTTAATTTATTAGGtgtataattaaaattcattatttagtgttgccattgcattgcgcaCCAggattagtgcattatttggCATGTGTTAAGCATTACGAGAGTTAATTGGCCACCTTTacattccaaaaaaaattacaaacaagAAAAATAACATAGTACACCAATTACACAAAAAGTATTTGCATTCGTCTGATTAAAAAGAACGCAGTTACGGTTCGGCTGAATGTTCACATGATCAAAACCAGAAAGCGTCTTCGCAAAAACATTGTTCAGTGTATTCAAGGTTGTTAAAATGTACAACGTGCTAAGTCTTACAACAAAAACCATAAACCATCAAGCACTACAACCCATAATTATCTACCCAATGTTCGAAATTGAAATGTGCTGGTTTATCCCTCCAGAACTTGGTTGCCTTTTTTTGGTTTGCGGCAGTGCGAACATTGTGAGGACAAGTCAGTAGCGCCCTTGTGAACTTGATTCGAAACATTTGTAGACTTTTGCTTCCCTTCGCGCTCAGCCCGCATTCCCaatctttctccttctctccAAAATATGTTTCCAAGTGGCGCATGACATACACACCATTCTCTGTTATGGACAGGT contains:
- the LOC121743159 gene encoding protein FAR1-RELATED SEQUENCE 5-like, which encodes MEEVVVVPECPPEVKPVVGQKFQSLDFAFAFYDVYARAVGFDTRKQAMRKVEDVTIWYQVVCNREGRKKGEADDQLNAHSGFTIKRRKLSKRCGCTASISFRFFSEDCSSGYIIQEFNEIHNHPMVETEHQRFMSSNPKLDDVHHKFILDCSRANIGPTLTFKVLKEILGGFDLAGCTVGDIRNASRDIKAYAQGFDVQMVLDDMARKKKMSEAFTYHYEVNESDQLVALFWCDGVMKRNYHMFGDIVSFDSTYNTNRYCMIFTPFTGKDNHGSPVTFAAGLVCSEKTGAFAWLFRHFIHCMGVAPRLIVTDQDLGMRSAIEEVLVGTRHRWCMWHIMHKLAVKVPNRLLRDDDFKKEFNACVWSDLLEPDEFEEEWNRLVKHHQLEDIDWFNTLYAYRKYWIPAYFRDFPMGSMIRTTSISESENSFYKNFLKPRANIAEFYLNFNHAIEFQRNSRTALDYHDATSIPILATTLPFEKHGSTLFTDSMFRKIQEEIVEGNDRCRVLSFMSGETVDTYNLGDSKRNAYSVRHDKTDDSYSCECKLFGRHGYLCSHIFFLFRNNEVKKIPDKYCESRWMKTPLAKVVHGEFQDRLLTHSSSDNRQTVSKQAISMFYGFLRQFETDVDALRAFVAGVEDLGKSIQTGTLVTSVAEKRRMVEEFYGMVRPETVAVHPPDVVKTKGHASSSASRLISKREKAIKDATRPPRRCKGCDEVGHHDSRNCHVLKEMRTEKVARKGKNPA